The Streptomyces taklimakanensis nucleotide sequence ATCCGCTTGTTCGGCGGCAGCCAGGAGGCGGGGCCGGAGTCGCCCTTGGCGCTGTTGGCCGAGCCGTCCACCGGCAGCAGGTTCAGCGGGTCGTTGGCGAGCCGCTCGCGCTTGTCCTCCGGCCAGCGCGAGGCACCCATCTGCCAGGCGTACGACAGCGGCACCACGTGGTCGATCTGCACCTTGGCGGCGTCCTGCTTGCGCCAGTCGATCTCCTTGCCCGTGTACGGGTCGGCCAGCGTCATGGAGACCACCACGCAGTCGGAGCCGGATCGGAACCGCAGCTCCCGGCCGTCGCGCTTCAGGAGGTCGTTGCGGGTGTCGCAGCCGTTCCGCACCAGCGGCACCCCGTCGGCGGTGTCCATCCAGGCGTAGCCGAACTCGTCGCGGTCGTAGCCGGTCCTCGGGCCGCGCCCCCTGGTGGCCAGCCCGTCGATGATCCGGCGCGCCTCCTCCCGGTCCGCCTCCGAGACGACGGGGGCGAGCCCCGGCTCCGTGCCCTCCTCGTTCTCCAACGGGCTGACGGCGTGGCCGTCGGAGGCGGTGGGCCCACGGCCGCCGCTCGTCTCGTCGCCGATCGTCCCGCAACCGCCCAGGGCCAGCGCGGCGGCCAGGGCGAGAGCGGCGGGGGCGGCGGTGCCCGCGGCGGTGGCGTGGTGGCGGTGGCGGTGTCGTGGCGTCACGGGCGGTCCCAGGGGCTCGGCGGTACGGGCGCGGGCGGGTCTTCCGCGCCCGCCCATGGTCATGATGCCGCCGGGCCGCCGGGGAAAACCCGGTTGCCCCCCACTCCGTCGGGGAGGACGGTGGGATGCCGTCACACAGGTCCGTCCCACGGGGGTGTTCCACCATGTCCGGTCACTTCGACGCCATCGGCATCCGGGTCGACAGCCGGGAGGAGTACGGCGAGCTGCTGCGACGACTGTACGGGCTCGGACGGGCCGAGCCCGTCGGCGGGGGCGCGACGCGCGTGGTGTGGACGGGCGCGGGAGGCTCGCGCGTCGAACTGGAGATCGATGCGCGGGGAGCCCTGGCGTACGTCCTGCCCGCCCTGGTCCCGCGGGGAGCCCCGGTTCCGGTGCGCGGGATCGCCCTGGCCCCGGACGGGACCGCGCACGTGGAACTGCTCGACGCGGAGGGCGGGCGGCCGCTGTGTCCCCTGCCGGTGGAACTGACCGACCGCGCCGAACTGCGCGCGCTGGGCGGAACGGAGGCCGGGGCGCCCGCCGAGGGACGGCTGCGGCTGGGCGCGCTCGCCGAGCGGATCGCCCTGTACCCGGACGCGGCGGCGTACGACGCGGCCCAGGACGGCCCCGGCCCCCGGCTCGCACCGGACTTCCTCGTCCCCTGCGGCCTGTTCCGCCCGGACGAGGCCGGCCCGGAATGGGCCCCGACCGCCCACGCGATGTTCGCGGGCGGGGTGGTGGGGGCCGAGCGCGTCGAGAGCGAGATCGGCGGTGGGGCGTTCCACCGGCTGCGGGTGCGCACGCTCGGCGGGATCGAGGTGGACGTCGCCGCGGCCGACGACCTGCTCCCGCGCGCTCCGGTACCGGGCGACCACGTGGAGGGGACGTTCTTCGTGACCGGTTCACTGGGACTGTCGATGCCCCGGGCCGCGCGCGGCTGACGACGGACGACGCGACGGGCGGCGACGGGCACGACGGGCGGGGCACCCGTCGCCGCCCGCCCCGGCGTCGGAGC carries:
- a CDS encoding HNH endonuclease family protein; amino-acid sequence: MTPRHRHRHHATAAGTAAPAALALAAALALGGCGTIGDETSGGRGPTASDGHAVSPLENEEGTEPGLAPVVSEADREEARRIIDGLATRGRGPRTGYDRDEFGYAWMDTADGVPLVRNGCDTRNDLLKRDGRELRFRSGSDCVVVSMTLADPYTGKEIDWRKQDAAKVQIDHVVPLSYAWQMGASRWPEDKRERLANDPLNLLPVDGSANSAKGDSGPASWLPPNKRIRCAYAVRFAQVALEYEMPVTAADKRTMARQCGG